In Archangium violaceum, the following are encoded in one genomic region:
- a CDS encoding S-adenosylmethionine:tRNA ribosyltransferase-isomerase produces the protein MNAARWPREHPDSGRLLHVAPRSGHLDDVWMTDLPRLLRPGDLLVLNDAATLPAALHGRTESGAPIELRLVSREEEGTWTAVLFGQGDWRTRTEDRPPPPAVSQGERLVFGGLGARVVAVLPPSPRFLRVAFDAQGAALWTALYRAGRPVQYAHLERPLALWHIQTAYAARPWAVEAPSAGLPLTWSLLLDLKRRGVRLASLTHAAGLSSTGEAALDAALPRPERFDVPVSTVEAIHETRASGGRVVAVGTTVVRALEGRAAQGGGRLEPGEGVTDLLLGPGFVPRVVDGLLSGMHEPGTSHFILLQAFAPLELLRAATVLAESRGYLGHEFGDSCLIL, from the coding sequence ATGAACGCCGCCCGCTGGCCTCGCGAACATCCGGACTCGGGGCGCCTGCTCCACGTGGCTCCCCGCTCCGGCCATCTGGATGATGTCTGGATGACGGACCTTCCCCGGCTGCTGCGTCCGGGGGACCTGCTCGTCCTCAACGATGCCGCCACGCTCCCAGCTGCCCTGCACGGTCGCACGGAGTCGGGTGCTCCCATCGAGCTGCGCCTCGTGTCCCGCGAGGAGGAGGGGACGTGGACCGCCGTCCTCTTCGGCCAGGGGGACTGGCGCACGCGCACCGAGGATCGGCCACCGCCTCCCGCTGTCTCCCAGGGGGAGCGGCTCGTCTTCGGCGGGCTGGGGGCGCGCGTGGTGGCGGTGCTGCCTCCCTCTCCCCGTTTCCTGCGCGTGGCGTTCGATGCGCAGGGGGCGGCGCTGTGGACCGCGCTCTACCGCGCCGGGCGTCCCGTGCAGTACGCCCACCTGGAGCGCCCGCTCGCGCTCTGGCACATCCAGACGGCCTACGCCGCTCGCCCGTGGGCCGTGGAGGCACCTTCCGCGGGGTTGCCGCTCACCTGGTCACTGCTGCTGGACTTGAAGCGCAGGGGCGTCCGGCTGGCCTCGCTCACCCATGCCGCGGGGCTGTCCTCCACTGGAGAGGCGGCGCTGGATGCCGCGCTCCCCCGTCCCGAGCGCTTCGACGTGCCCGTCTCCACCGTGGAGGCCATTCACGAGACGCGGGCCTCGGGGGGCCGCGTGGTGGCCGTGGGCACCACCGTGGTCCGTGCGTTGGAGGGACGCGCGGCTCAGGGCGGGGGCCGATTGGAGCCAGGAGAGGGCGTGACGGACCTCCTGCTGGGGCCCGGCTTCGTTCCGCGCGTGGTGGATGGATTGCTCTCCGGGATGCACGAGCCCGGCACCAGCCACTTCATCCTGCTCCAGGCGTTCGCACCGCTGGAACTGCTGCGCGCCGCCACGGTGCTCGCGGAGTCACGAGGCTACCTGGGACACGAGTTCGGTGACTCGTGCCTCATCCTGTAG
- a CDS encoding SDR family NAD(P)-dependent oxidoreductase, translated as MKLEGKAVLITGASRGLGEALMEALARKGARVVGVSRNAGELEAVVSRLRARGYEAHALAADMGDKEAIHPLAGAAAALVGPIDVLIHNASTLGPTPLPLLLDTACEDLGRVLEVNLVGPFRLTKTLAGSMVLRGEGVVVHLTSDAAVAAYPRWGAYGVSKAALEHLGRIWAAELEGTGVRFLNVDPGEMDTRMHRDAIPEADPSTLARPADVAARIVALVESAQVHPSGARLEAARVQVSPSEAA; from the coding sequence ATGAAGCTCGAGGGAAAGGCAGTGTTGATCACGGGGGCGAGCCGCGGTCTCGGCGAGGCGTTGATGGAGGCCCTGGCCCGGAAAGGGGCGCGGGTGGTGGGCGTCTCGCGCAACGCGGGCGAGCTGGAGGCCGTGGTCTCCCGGCTGCGCGCCCGGGGATACGAGGCCCACGCGCTCGCCGCCGACATGGGTGACAAGGAGGCCATCCATCCCCTGGCGGGGGCCGCCGCCGCCCTGGTGGGACCCATCGACGTTCTCATCCACAACGCGAGCACGCTCGGCCCCACGCCGCTGCCGCTGCTGCTGGACACCGCGTGCGAGGACCTCGGACGCGTGCTGGAGGTCAACCTCGTGGGCCCCTTCCGCCTCACGAAGACGCTCGCGGGGTCCATGGTGCTGCGAGGCGAGGGCGTGGTGGTGCACCTCACCTCGGATGCCGCCGTCGCCGCCTACCCCCGCTGGGGCGCCTATGGTGTGTCCAAGGCCGCCCTGGAGCACCTCGGGCGCATCTGGGCCGCCGAGCTCGAGGGCACGGGCGTGCGCTTCCTCAACGTGGACCCCGGCGAGATGGACACCCGCATGCACCGCGATGCCATCCCCGAGGCCGACCCCTCCACGCTCGCGCGTCCGGCGGACGTGGCCGCCCGCATCGTGGCCCTCGTGGAGTCCGCCCAGGTCCACCCGTCCGGCGCGCGGCTGGAGGCCGCTCGCGTGCAGGTGTCACCGTCGGAGGCCGCATGA
- a CDS encoding cytochrome B6, giving the protein MKHLRRLIPATPVVITALWVAGCAALAQDTGKPRNKQPASGPDILKSEPSNTSEARPNASGKPLPDRDEVTRKQRQYLEQRYDLSGRTHPTLRMSGGRKAVPVGPTARLPQGVTWDALGQMSPEEMRQKKLFPYTPLWHPLQEVGGMVFPPVQTKVVDGLERVDVAFDLPDAYLPEFPPALFITTRPDLGDVSKGQLITLQNFETLFQDVLTPFQMEGMRLLLQKTTAQRHNLTLDRSTARPVEGVSCLDCHVNGHTTGQFHLTPDVRPQNERFRLDTASLRGLYAQTRFGSKRTLRSLEQFAQTEENSAYFDGDTSLAERKGARHFTDREQMAMGHIQNIIDFPPAPKLTVNGRLDRTQATEAEVRGEAVFDKHCASCHPAPFFTDNLTHDLRAERFYNHVGSTPQGARGRAEGPIKTFPLRGIKDSPPYLHDGRLLTLEDTVEFFNIVLQSRMTQKEKADLVEFLRVL; this is encoded by the coding sequence ATGAAACATCTCAGACGCCTCATCCCCGCCACTCCCGTCGTCATCACGGCCCTCTGGGTCGCCGGCTGTGCCGCCCTGGCACAGGACACGGGCAAGCCCAGGAACAAGCAGCCCGCGAGCGGGCCGGACATCCTCAAGTCCGAGCCCTCCAACACCTCGGAGGCCCGCCCCAACGCCAGCGGCAAGCCCCTGCCGGACCGGGACGAGGTGACGCGCAAGCAGCGCCAGTACCTCGAGCAGCGCTATGACCTCTCCGGCCGCACGCATCCCACCCTCCGCATGTCCGGTGGCCGCAAGGCCGTGCCGGTGGGGCCCACGGCGCGTCTGCCCCAGGGGGTGACGTGGGACGCGCTCGGCCAGATGTCACCGGAGGAGATGCGTCAGAAGAAGCTCTTCCCCTACACGCCCCTGTGGCACCCGCTGCAGGAGGTGGGCGGCATGGTGTTCCCGCCCGTGCAGACGAAGGTCGTGGACGGCCTGGAGCGCGTGGACGTGGCCTTCGATCTGCCGGACGCCTACCTGCCGGAGTTCCCCCCCGCCCTCTTCATCACCACCCGCCCCGACCTGGGCGACGTGAGCAAGGGCCAGCTCATCACGCTGCAGAACTTCGAGACGCTCTTCCAGGACGTGCTCACGCCCTTCCAGATGGAGGGCATGCGGCTGCTGCTACAGAAGACGACGGCCCAGCGCCACAACCTCACCCTGGACCGCTCCACGGCGCGCCCGGTGGAGGGCGTCTCCTGTCTGGATTGCCACGTGAACGGCCACACCACCGGCCAGTTCCACCTCACCCCGGACGTGCGGCCCCAGAATGAGCGATTCCGCCTGGACACCGCCTCGCTGCGAGGCCTCTACGCCCAGACGCGCTTCGGCTCCAAGCGCACCCTGCGCTCGCTCGAGCAGTTCGCCCAGACGGAGGAGAACTCCGCCTACTTCGACGGCGACACCTCCCTGGCCGAGCGCAAGGGGGCGCGCCACTTCACGGACCGCGAGCAGATGGCGATGGGCCACATCCAGAACATCATCGACTTCCCGCCCGCGCCCAAGCTCACAGTGAATGGGCGGTTGGATCGCACCCAGGCCACCGAGGCCGAGGTGCGTGGCGAGGCCGTCTTCGACAAGCACTGCGCCAGCTGCCACCCGGCCCCGTTCTTCACGGACAACCTCACCCATGACCTGCGGGCCGAGCGCTTCTACAACCACGTGGGCTCCACGCCCCAGGGCGCCAGGGGCCGTGCCGAGGGCCCCATCAAGACGTTCCCCCTGCGCGGCATCAAGGACTCGCCGCCCTATCTGCACGACGGGCGCCTGCTCACGCTGGAGGACACGGTGGAGTTCTTCAACATCGTGCTCCAGTCGCGCATGACGCAGAAGGAGAAGGCCGACCTGGTCGAGTTCCTGCGCGTGCTGTAG
- a CDS encoding glycosyltransferase family 4 protein: MRLALFGFGKHSWPSVERTRLFYERALSTRFTLLPLEGEEPLPPDVDAVLSFSSKRCWELRPHPPVPLLFAMHGGPILDQEFLASQLGHLETTDAMIVNCTSDISIFREVFAGPMPRMCHLPLPVDPRVFHPQDRSECREFLSVEGYDYVVGFVGRLVPQKGAHQFLRMVAELKRRLHPKRVAGVMVGNYWVDYPVLAYTPDYQRYMGRLLEELGLKEDLFYFPAGLPDEDLAAVYGALDVLVHPTSSIDENFGYVPVEAMACGVPVVGSAYGGLKDTVLPGETGALMRTWTTRTGIRMDLERGVEEVVRLLQDEPLRARMSEAALRRARTAYSEEVCTRVLCDAVSDAIAARAQGPVRPVALAPRRPEAEVSGLLPPANRPWEHYQGVVAHYTTSEAPPEPGPRSSLRLAAPLKEESPGRYRLDDAAWPALFSLDAAEHRLAERCREPVKVEQLEREGLWDRDRVVHLLRWGLLLIGD; the protein is encoded by the coding sequence ATGCGCCTCGCGCTCTTCGGATTCGGCAAACACTCCTGGCCCAGCGTCGAGCGGACGCGGCTGTTCTACGAGCGGGCGCTCTCGACCCGCTTCACCCTGTTGCCCCTCGAAGGTGAGGAGCCGCTGCCTCCGGACGTGGACGCGGTGCTGTCCTTCTCCAGCAAGCGGTGCTGGGAGTTGCGGCCGCATCCGCCCGTGCCCCTCCTCTTCGCCATGCACGGCGGCCCCATCCTGGATCAGGAGTTCCTCGCCTCGCAGCTGGGCCACCTGGAGACCACGGATGCGATGATCGTCAACTGCACCTCGGACATCTCCATCTTCCGCGAGGTCTTCGCCGGCCCCATGCCGCGGATGTGCCACCTGCCGCTGCCGGTGGACCCGCGGGTGTTCCATCCCCAGGATCGCTCCGAGTGCCGCGAGTTCCTCTCGGTGGAGGGATATGACTACGTGGTGGGCTTCGTGGGCCGGCTGGTGCCGCAGAAGGGGGCACACCAGTTCCTGCGCATGGTGGCGGAGCTGAAGCGCCGGCTGCACCCCAAGCGGGTGGCTGGCGTGATGGTGGGCAACTACTGGGTCGACTACCCAGTGCTGGCCTACACGCCGGACTATCAGCGGTACATGGGACGGCTGCTGGAGGAGCTGGGGCTGAAGGAGGATCTCTTCTACTTCCCCGCTGGCCTCCCGGACGAGGACCTGGCGGCGGTGTACGGAGCACTGGACGTGCTCGTCCACCCCACCAGCTCCATCGACGAGAACTTCGGCTACGTGCCGGTGGAGGCCATGGCCTGCGGGGTGCCGGTGGTGGGCTCGGCCTACGGGGGCCTCAAGGACACGGTGCTGCCGGGAGAGACGGGCGCGCTCATGCGCACCTGGACCACGCGCACGGGCATTCGCATGGACCTGGAGAGGGGCGTGGAGGAGGTGGTGCGGCTGCTCCAGGACGAGCCGTTGCGGGCGCGCATGTCCGAGGCGGCGCTGCGGCGGGCCCGCACCGCCTACAGCGAGGAGGTGTGCACGCGCGTGCTGTGTGACGCGGTGTCCGATGCGATCGCCGCACGGGCCCAGGGTCCGGTGCGTCCGGTGGCGCTGGCGCCCCGGAGGCCCGAGGCGGAGGTGTCCGGTTTGCTCCCGCCCGCGAATCGCCCCTGGGAGCACTACCAGGGCGTGGTGGCCCACTACACCACCAGCGAGGCGCCGCCCGAGCCCGGCCCCCGCTCGTCACTGCGGCTGGCCGCTCCCTTGAAGGAGGAGTCCCCTGGACGGTACCGGTTGGATGACGCGGCCTGGCCCGCCCTCTTCTCCCTGGACGCCGCGGAGCACCGTCTGGCCGAGCGCTGCCGCGAGCCCGTAAAGGTGGAGCAGCTCGAGCGCGAGGGGTTGTGGGACCGAGATCGCGTGGTGCACCTGCTGCGGTGGGGGTTGCTGCTCATCGGTGATTGA
- a CDS encoding helix-turn-helix domain-containing protein: MSDEELAGWLARNIKALREARGATQAQLAKLAGVPRATWANLESGSSNPTLAVLRRVASALQVSLEELVARPRASARHYPLASLPVRARGPGFVRKLLPDPLPGMEFDRMELPPGARITGVPHTPGTREYLVCESGQLALVASGERFLLDTGDVVVFRGDQKHSYENTGTKVAVGYSVVLLAPPLH, encoded by the coding sequence ATGAGCGACGAGGAACTGGCGGGCTGGCTGGCGCGCAACATCAAGGCACTGCGGGAGGCCAGGGGAGCGACCCAGGCGCAGCTCGCGAAGCTGGCGGGCGTACCCCGAGCCACATGGGCGAACCTGGAGTCGGGGTCGAGCAACCCGACGCTGGCCGTGCTGCGCCGGGTGGCCTCGGCGCTTCAGGTCTCGCTGGAGGAGCTGGTGGCCAGGCCGCGGGCGAGCGCCCGGCACTACCCTCTCGCGAGCCTTCCCGTGCGGGCGCGGGGTCCGGGCTTCGTGCGCAAGCTGCTGCCGGATCCCCTGCCGGGCATGGAGTTCGACCGGATGGAGCTACCACCGGGGGCTCGAATCACCGGCGTGCCACACACTCCGGGTACTCGCGAATACCTGGTGTGCGAGTCGGGCCAGCTGGCGCTGGTGGCGAGCGGCGAGCGCTTCCTCCTCGACACGGGAGACGTGGTGGTGTTCCGAGGGGACCAGAAGCACTCGTACGAGAATACGGGGACGAAGGTGGCGGTGGGCTACTCGGTGGTGCTCCTCGCGCCCCCGCTGCACTGA
- a CDS encoding SIS domain-containing protein, with protein MSYSQTYYARMIRAIQGLDLQEVERAVDLIEDAWRGDQQIFTLGNGGSGSTASHFISDWNKGIPARDGRRLRGICLNDNVPMMMAYANDVSYESIFEEPLKNLMRPGDLVIGISGSGNSRNVLRAITYANEHGGRTLGLCGYDGGRLKELAQQVLHVREHHMQLVEDLHLSFGHIVMGRLCGDPRQT; from the coding sequence ATGAGCTACAGCCAGACCTATTACGCGCGGATGATCCGGGCCATCCAGGGTCTGGATCTGCAAGAGGTCGAGCGCGCGGTGGACCTCATCGAGGACGCCTGGCGGGGAGATCAGCAGATCTTCACCCTGGGCAATGGAGGCAGCGGCTCCACCGCCTCGCACTTCATCTCGGACTGGAACAAGGGCATCCCCGCCAGGGACGGACGGCGCCTGCGAGGCATCTGCCTCAACGACAACGTGCCGATGATGATGGCGTACGCCAACGACGTCTCCTACGAGTCCATCTTCGAGGAGCCGCTCAAGAACCTGATGCGGCCGGGGGACCTGGTCATCGGCATCTCCGGCAGCGGCAACTCGCGCAACGTGCTGCGGGCCATCACGTATGCCAACGAGCACGGAGGGCGCACGCTGGGCCTGTGTGGCTATGACGGGGGACGGCTCAAGGAGCTGGCCCAGCAGGTGCTGCACGTGCGCGAGCACCACATGCAGTTGGTGGAGGACCTGCACCTGTCGTTCGGCCACATCGTCATGGGGCGGCTGTGCGGCGACCCGCGCCAGACTTGA
- a CDS encoding galactosyltransferase-related protein, translated as MNARPELSVIIPWSNRPELETTLRRNSRQFTACPAEVVVVNCGGDPELFRRVLGARPFPGLRGVELPGVGFNKSLALNVGVGAARAERLFFLDTDIVLGADLLRPALSQLGRRHVVTVDRTFESQRKPGRERSNLMEMAYSVRFVDAKGRSAQVETNLMRPREGSRSAPGLVFLRRKHFLAVDGMNSDLSGWGWEDLDLLVRLQLELGLSPRRSGSVTHLTHGDEHRDLQGQSRAASEHLNFARCLECYRVGHYRGTYTDDTQTWNGRWVELEASRLKSGAGRRTAAP; from the coding sequence ATGAACGCGCGCCCCGAGCTGTCCGTCATCATTCCGTGGAGCAACCGCCCCGAGCTGGAGACGACCCTTCGCAGGAACTCGCGGCAGTTCACCGCCTGTCCGGCGGAGGTCGTGGTGGTCAACTGCGGAGGCGACCCGGAGCTGTTCCGCCGGGTGCTGGGAGCCAGGCCCTTTCCCGGGCTGCGTGGCGTGGAGCTGCCGGGCGTGGGCTTCAACAAGTCACTGGCGCTCAACGTGGGTGTCGGCGCGGCCCGGGCCGAGCGCCTGTTCTTCCTCGACACGGACATCGTGCTCGGGGCGGACCTCCTCCGTCCGGCGCTCTCCCAGCTCGGCCGCCGCCATGTCGTCACGGTGGATCGCACCTTCGAGTCCCAGCGCAAGCCCGGCCGCGAGCGCTCCAACCTGATGGAGATGGCCTACTCGGTGCGCTTCGTGGACGCCAAGGGCCGCTCGGCCCAGGTGGAGACCAACCTCATGCGCCCGCGCGAGGGCAGCCGCAGCGCCCCGGGTCTGGTCTTCCTGCGGCGCAAGCACTTCCTCGCCGTGGACGGGATGAACTCCGACCTGTCCGGCTGGGGCTGGGAGGATCTGGACTTGCTGGTGCGGTTGCAGCTCGAGCTGGGCCTGTCACCGCGCCGCTCCGGCAGCGTCACCCACCTCACCCACGGGGACGAGCACAGGGACCTGCAGGGCCAGAGCCGCGCCGCCAGCGAGCATCTCAACTTCGCTCGCTGCCTCGAGTGCTACCGCGTGGGCCACTACCGGGGCACCTATACCGACGACACCCAGACCTGGAACGGACGGTGGGTGGAGCTCGAGGCCTCGCGGCTCAAGTCTGGCGCGGGTCGCCGCACAGCCGCCCCATGA
- a CDS encoding LysR family transcriptional regulator, with product MARLDVNRSGEMEVFVRVVELGGFSAAARAFRMTPSAVSKLVARLETRLGVRLVQRSTRRLQLTPEGVTFYERSVRVLADLDEAERGVATSAAPRGRLRVNASVPFGTHFLLPLVPEFLACHPAVTLDIVLTDEVIDLLEDRTDVAIRSGPLESSDLVARKLGETRMVIVGAPAYFQRRGMPAKPRDLERHNLLRFGYSRVVDGWPLVDRGTEVMVSPVGNAQASNGEALRQLALAGLGLARLAAFQVRADIEAGRLLPVLEDYNPGDTEAVHAVFLGSGGPLPSRVRAFLDFLAARVRLR from the coding sequence ATGGCGCGTCTGGACGTCAATCGCTCGGGAGAGATGGAGGTGTTCGTGCGGGTGGTCGAGCTGGGCGGCTTCTCGGCCGCCGCACGCGCGTTCCGGATGACGCCATCAGCCGTCAGCAAGCTCGTGGCCCGCCTCGAGACGCGCCTGGGCGTCCGGCTCGTCCAGCGCTCGACGCGACGCCTTCAGCTCACCCCCGAGGGTGTCACCTTCTACGAGCGGAGCGTCCGCGTCCTCGCCGACCTGGACGAGGCGGAGCGCGGCGTGGCCACGAGCGCCGCCCCTCGGGGACGGCTGCGCGTCAACGCCAGCGTGCCCTTCGGTACGCACTTCCTGCTGCCCCTCGTCCCGGAGTTCCTGGCCTGCCATCCCGCCGTCACCTTGGACATCGTCCTGACCGACGAGGTCATCGACCTCCTCGAGGACCGCACGGACGTGGCCATTCGCAGCGGGCCGCTCGAGAGCTCCGACCTGGTCGCGCGCAAGCTCGGTGAGACGCGGATGGTCATCGTCGGGGCGCCAGCCTACTTCCAACGAAGAGGGATGCCGGCGAAGCCGCGCGACCTGGAGCGGCACAACCTGCTCCGGTTCGGCTATTCACGCGTGGTGGATGGGTGGCCGCTCGTGGACCGTGGTACCGAGGTGATGGTCTCTCCTGTCGGCAACGCCCAGGCGAGCAACGGCGAGGCCCTGCGGCAGCTCGCGTTGGCGGGCCTGGGGCTGGCGCGGCTCGCGGCCTTCCAGGTCAGGGCCGACATCGAAGCGGGCCGGCTGCTGCCGGTGTTGGAAGACTACAACCCCGGGGACACCGAGGCCGTCCATGCGGTCTTCCTGGGCTCGGGAGGACCACTGCCCTCGCGGGTGCGCGCCTTCCTGGATTTCCTGGCGGCCAGGGTCCGGCTGCGCTGA
- a CDS encoding sugar kinase, translated as MIIAHAPLRMSFVGGGSDLPSYYREHGGAVVSATLDRYVYVAVKESFDGMLRLGGEMQGSAERAGQLQHPRVREALQLLGIEDGLDLVSMSDVPAQGTGLGSSGSFTVALLHALHAHQGRQVEPESLARQACHVELERLGEPIGKQDQYASAYGGLNLIEFHADERVSVHPVACRPEVLAALGRRLLTFYTGITRSASAMLQGQNEAIRTRPHTRDSLGRMVELAYQMKRELETGHLEGFGALLDANWQLKRELSRGISTTEIDEWYERARKAGALGGKLLGAGGGGFLLFDAPEERHPAIIQALPGLRRVPLRLQPQGSTITRIRQGVTP; from the coding sequence ATGATCATCGCCCATGCTCCACTGCGCATGAGCTTCGTGGGTGGGGGCAGCGATCTGCCCTCGTACTACCGCGAGCACGGGGGCGCGGTGGTGTCGGCCACGCTCGACCGGTACGTGTACGTGGCGGTGAAGGAGTCCTTCGACGGCATGCTGCGGCTGGGGGGCGAGATGCAGGGCAGCGCCGAGCGGGCCGGACAGCTCCAGCACCCGCGGGTGCGCGAGGCCCTTCAGCTGCTGGGCATCGAGGACGGACTGGACCTGGTCTCGATGTCCGACGTGCCCGCGCAGGGCACGGGGCTGGGCTCCTCCGGAAGCTTCACGGTGGCGCTGCTGCACGCCCTGCACGCCCACCAGGGCCGTCAGGTGGAGCCCGAGTCCCTCGCCCGTCAGGCGTGTCATGTGGAGCTCGAGCGACTGGGCGAGCCCATCGGCAAGCAGGACCAGTACGCCTCCGCCTACGGTGGGCTGAACCTCATCGAGTTCCACGCCGACGAGCGCGTGTCGGTGCACCCGGTGGCCTGCCGGCCGGAGGTGCTCGCGGCGCTGGGACGCCGGCTGCTGACGTTCTACACGGGCATCACCCGCAGCGCCTCGGCCATGCTCCAGGGCCAGAACGAGGCCATCCGCACGCGGCCGCACACGCGCGACAGCCTGGGGCGGATGGTGGAGCTCGCGTATCAGATGAAGCGCGAGCTGGAGACCGGGCACCTGGAGGGCTTCGGGGCCCTGCTGGACGCCAACTGGCAGCTCAAGCGCGAGCTGAGCCGCGGCATCTCCACGACCGAGATCGACGAGTGGTACGAGCGCGCCCGGAAGGCCGGGGCGCTGGGCGGTAAGTTGCTGGGCGCGGGCGGCGGCGGCTTCCTGCTGTTCGATGCGCCGGAGGAGCGCCACCCCGCCATCATCCAGGCGCTCCCCGGGCTGCGCAGGGTTCCCCTGCGCCTGCAACCCCAGGGCAGCACCATCACCCGCATACGCCAGGGAGTGACACCATGA
- a CDS encoding zinc-dependent alcohol dehydrogenase translates to MKAVVFHGIGDIRLEDVAEPVIQQDTDAIVKLTASAICGTDLHFVRGTFPGMKPGTILGHEGVGVVEALGKDVRNLRVGDRVVIPSTIACGTCSYCRSGYYAQCDVANPNGKRAGTAFFGGPEMSGPFHGLQAEKARIPFANVGLVKLPDEVTDEDAILLSDIFPTGYYGADLAEIHPGDTVAVFGCGPVGQFAILSAKLMDAGRIFAIDCHADRLEAARVQGAEVINFDEEDPVEVILRLTGGIGVDRAIDAVGVDAMHAHHGPAAKSARKEKAEFKREQREVAPHTNPDGDNWVPGDAPAQAITWAVEALAKAGTLSIIGVYPQQMRTFPLGQAMNKNLTLNMGNCNHRKYIPHLLELVRTGAVEPTEILTHVQPLTSAIEAYRSFDTRKPGWMKVELEPAMLT, encoded by the coding sequence ATGAAGGCGGTCGTCTTTCATGGGATTGGGGACATCCGGCTCGAGGACGTCGCGGAGCCAGTCATCCAGCAGGACACGGACGCCATCGTCAAGCTGACGGCGAGCGCCATCTGCGGCACGGATCTGCACTTCGTACGCGGCACCTTCCCGGGAATGAAACCGGGAACCATCCTCGGGCACGAGGGCGTGGGCGTGGTGGAGGCGCTGGGCAAGGACGTCCGCAACCTGCGCGTGGGGGATCGGGTGGTGATTCCCTCCACCATCGCGTGCGGCACGTGCTCCTACTGCCGCTCGGGCTACTACGCGCAATGCGACGTGGCCAACCCCAACGGCAAGCGCGCGGGCACGGCGTTCTTCGGCGGACCGGAGATGAGCGGGCCCTTCCACGGACTGCAAGCGGAGAAGGCTCGGATTCCCTTCGCCAACGTGGGGCTGGTGAAGCTCCCGGACGAGGTGACGGACGAGGATGCCATCCTGCTCTCGGACATCTTCCCCACCGGCTACTACGGAGCGGACCTGGCGGAGATCCACCCCGGGGACACGGTGGCGGTGTTCGGCTGCGGCCCGGTGGGGCAGTTCGCCATCCTGAGCGCGAAGCTGATGGACGCGGGACGCATCTTCGCCATCGACTGCCACGCGGACCGGCTGGAGGCCGCGCGGGTACAGGGCGCCGAGGTCATCAACTTCGACGAGGAGGATCCGGTCGAGGTCATCCTCCGGCTGACGGGAGGCATCGGCGTGGACCGGGCCATCGACGCGGTGGGCGTGGACGCGATGCACGCGCACCATGGGCCGGCGGCGAAGTCGGCGCGCAAGGAGAAGGCCGAGTTCAAGCGCGAGCAGAGGGAAGTGGCGCCGCACACCAACCCGGACGGGGACAACTGGGTGCCCGGTGACGCGCCGGCCCAGGCCATCACCTGGGCGGTGGAGGCACTGGCCAAGGCCGGCACGCTGTCCATCATCGGCGTGTACCCGCAGCAGATGCGCACGTTCCCGCTCGGCCAGGCGATGAACAAGAACCTCACGCTGAACATGGGCAACTGCAACCACCGCAAGTACATCCCCCACCTGCTGGAGCTGGTGCGCACGGGCGCGGTGGAGCCGACGGAGATCCTCACGCACGTGCAGCCCCTCACGAGCGCCATCGAGGCCTACCGCTCCTTCGACACGCGCAAGCCGGGCTGGATGAAGGTGGAGCTCGAGCCGGCGATGCTGACCTGA